In Glycine soja cultivar W05 chromosome 10, ASM419377v2, whole genome shotgun sequence, the genomic stretch ACAATTTGGTTTGGGTTTACTGACATTGATTATGCTGCAGGAGATCAAGATGATAGAAAGAGTACTTCAGGGTATGTCTTTATGTTTGGCACAAGTGCTATTTCATGGTCATCTAAAAAGCAATCAATTGTGACTTGTCAAGTACAAAAGCTGAATTTGTTGCTGCAAAAACCTGCGCTTGTCAAGCTATTTGGCTAAGGAGAATACTTGAGGAGCTGAAATTCAAACAATCAGAAGCTACTATAGTTTTTTGTGATAACAACTCAACAATTAAGCTTTCCAAGAACCCAGTGCTACATGGAAGAAGCAAGCACATTGATGTGaggttttattttctaagagatCTCACTAATGAAGGAGTAATTGACTTGAAGTTCTGCAGAAGTGATGAGCAATTGGCTGATACGTTTACAAAATCTCTCAAGGTTTCAGGTTTTCAAAACTTAAGGAGGTTAATAGAAATATACACTTTGGGTGATCTAGTTTGAAGAAGTCTATGTACAAGTAAACAGAATGCATCAGTTTAACGGAGGAATTTTTaggataattttgttttaatggttCTACGAGTTGGGTTTGTTATGGATTAGTGGCCTAGAGTTTAGGATTGAACCAGCTCTCTGCCGTTTAACAGATTTATAATCCATTCATGTGTGATACACAATGAATACAAAATTACTATTCtcaatttttatgaattaaaaattttatactgAATAAGTTATAAGAATTAacataatagaaaaaattatctgaaaaaatatactaaattgATACGAAAAAGTTAGCTATTGTgtattaaaactaaaacaatttATTTGTGGTTTATAGCCGAATATGATcaccattgaaaaaaaaataaaggataaaaaaacgtattaattttgaaaatgtaaaataaattaagaaatgtaTGAATAACAGAGTAAAGTATAAagtaatttagtaaaaaagattatacgtaaatattttaaatttcaagagttGATCATTATGATTGAcagaataaaaatatgaaattaggtAATATCTTATCAATGGGTGTGATATATCAAAGATATATTTTAGTGCAAAGTAATATATACTTGTTTCAActcatttatcttttttctagatttttcaacaacttttttagttatttgttttatgcctttaagaaaataaaggaagATCAGTTTTAATTGTGTCCATTGTAACAAagataactaattttaattttacttagagtaaaatatatttgaacttccaataaaaaattttcatattaatttaatttttataaattttttcatattaatttaatttttatacaattaaaataatttgtgatGGTTAAAACTCCCTATTTTTCTTCCTCCCTCCTTTCATTAGTCTAAAAAACTGTAtagtttttgcatttatcaCTTTGACACTTAAAATTCCAATTGGACCAGTATAGGCTCTGATTTTCCATGTTAGTTTTAACATCATTCCCTTTCTTGAATCACATATCTTAATAATCCTCCcattaaaatttcataattgTAATGAAACTCTCCTATTAAGGACgtatttgtattttttcttatagAGTGTGGCACACTTCACCCACTATTCAATATCGTTATTAgattaaaggtttttttttttctgcttgaGTAAACTTCCACTTACtagcagtttttttttattctggtGTACAACGattataatatttgaataaaaattatttaaattctcCACTACTAAACATAGGCTAATAATAGGTAGTAATTTACCATGAGTTTAAAAGTTACAATATAATCACAATTGAATCAAATGTATTCACAAACCTAGTAACCGCAATTGAATCAAATGTATTCACAAACCTAGATGACATGATTGATGAATactaaaaatcatatatttaatatactaaTATAGTAAGTACCCACTGAAACCAAAAAGAGAGAAGTACAATTTTTGTGAATCATTGTATCTTAGAACCTGAATTATCCCATTTGAGGAGGCATCTTAAACCGACACAAGGGGCAAGAATTGCCTATTTGCAACCACTCACCGATGCAGTTTTCATGAAACATGTGCAAACAAGGCATGCGAACACCAACATTAAAATCCTCGAGACAAATCGCACACCTTTTACACCCTTCTTGTTCAACCGTCTCCAACCCCTCAACGTGTTGTGACTTTGCCGCTGCCTGCACCAACCCAtgatcttcatcatcatcatcgtgaTCTTCGTCTTCGTATTCTTCGTCGTAGTCTTCAAAatcatcaccgggttgagtGATAGTCACATCCACACGCATAGATAAAACCTTTGTGGGAATCCTATCATTCGCCATGCCACGCGCACATTGCAATACTTTTGCCACGACAGACCTgtgaatgttaaaaaaatttcaaaatattaggTTGTGGATACAAATTATCAttctaacaaactaacatttatcgattaaaaaaaaaaaaagaagacctGTGAGCCTCGCTAGGGACACCCATGCTGGAAAGCCAAGACACGATCGTTGTTTCTTGCATTATTTCGTCCTTTGAGATGTTTGAAAAACTGTGGTGAGTGGTATATTCGGAAGTTTCGAATTCGCGGGCATTCAGAACGTACATGTTCGTGTACGCAACTTCTACACTGAAGCGTTGATCATCGGGACAAAATGGAGTTTCTGACGCGAAATCGGAGGCAGAGATGTGCGGGTATGCACAACAGTAGTATTCATCCATGGAATTAACAAACAAGAAatcaagaaagaaataaagaacgTTGGTGGATGGTGTGGTGGTTGATTGACGAAGAAGGAGGGCAAGTTTTGAGAGAACGTATAACCAAATTTGGGGGTTTGGGGTTTAAATATTGAGATACTAATTAAtaatggataaaaaatatttgggaATCAAGTAAATAAGCCTTatcttaattttgaaatataggtTACAGATTGTGgagattttgtttttaaatagtcaATAGACTCAAATAGATAAATAGacctctctatttttttaaataaaaataaaaataaaacgaaaaaagttaaataaaaaagagaataagGAATTGAAGGAAAtggacaataaaaaaaataatggtagtttttataatttaataaaagaaaataatgaaaatttaagaaGTTTTTTTTCTGACGGAAAAAATTTAAGAAGTTAATTAAGAGTAAAAGTATTTaacgattttttttcttttctaaatataCAATCTTAGCTaatgttttggttttaaattggTTTCCtaacttttaaaagttttaaaatgatatttttatttatttaatttatgacaagttaattttttttaaaaattatttatttttaatttttggacacaatttttaatttttttttattgattcaagATAATTTATCCCATTTGATTCATCGATAAGGAAACTATGAAAATCaactaatatttaaataaaaaaaaagacataaataaggtgaaaaatacataaaacgtgactctcatgagtaataaaaaaactaaaaatctaatatcttttacaattttcactgagtttttgacttttttgttaaatattagtTGACTCTTATAGTTGTCATGTAGGTGAATCTAACAGAGAACGTTTCATgtcttgaataaataaataaaaattcaaaattgtttcaataataaaaaaaatgaccatttttaaaagataaatgtcataaattaaataaataagaaaactattttagaACTTATAAATGTTAGggaccaattaaaaaaaaggataaaagacTATTCCTACactttagttttgtttttttactggAAAAGTATCTAATGAATTgtgtgttggacaagtggcctcaataatttaagagggggtgaattaagtttcaaaattttttcactaacaaactttaacccCCCTTTTAAAGGATaagcttagaatgcagaagaagacaaaacaatcaatttaacaatgttcttttaaatgtgtaagataaaattgattgcaataaaataaatgagataaggcaagagagaaatgcaaactcgatttatactggttcggccacttcccgtgcctacgtccagtcctcaagcaactcacttgagattttcactaactttgtaaaaatcctttttacaacttctgaacacccgaGGAATCTATtttccttgtgttcaggaaactcataattcaagagacaaccagtctcttgattacaactgactttctgagatgaacagaaagatttctctcattTAGAattgatgatacaaattgaagtttctGGATGAActttcaatagatttgcaaTTTTTTGctcaagagttgttgagagagcatttgacaatgaagttctcttagaatatctttcTCTTGCTTTTCAAAGTCAGacgcatatatatataagtccttcgtgtcttttcaaaatggtttgaagagatgtgtctttttaaaaagcttttttttgaaattcttcactggtaatcgattacaggtttctggtaatcgattacacagttatattttgaagggtcatgacttttcaaattgaatttcaagagttctgTTACTGGTAATGGATTACACATCAATGATAATCGACTAcagcttttaaattcaaatttcaaaacccttctaaaagctattttttcaaaattgtcttctgataattgattacacgcctggtaatcgattaccagagccttggatgtcttggaaacactttgttttgaggcaaagcTTAATCTTAAATTAATCTTAAAGCAATGCTTATTTGTTGAAACAACTTGTATTAATCTTAAAGCAAtgtttaacctttgaatgtttgttgaagtaatcttgaacgcaaccttgtttgattattctttgacatcatcaaaacaatgtattcatacattcacattcttcccattttttatgatgacaatcattatcaagtgaattcttttcagcatcatcaaaacctgcataaTTCACATTTTCTCCCTTTttaatgatgacaatcattatcaagtaattctttttgacatcatcaaaacatgtATGATTCACATTGTGTACACTAAAagtaggtattttttttataactaggAAGTATAGATTATAACTGAACTAGTATGTTATTTTGTTCATTGCgtcatttatatgtttttattgagaacatataaaaaaattattgtttatctatatttttttttattaaattgttaaaactataaacaaattaataatttacattaaaataaagtaaaaaataagtgtAAAATTTACAAAGGAATAATGttttgttagaaaataaaaacttcaatgattatattaacatcaaattctttttctttaatgtgttttatttatataatcttttgagtattatttatcaaaataaaaaataatatttgtaacaAATTGAAATTTGGCCTTTTAACAAGTAAGACATTCTTTTGTCAGAGACACACAATACCAAGTCATAATTGTATTTTAcaaatatctttatatttttttaataaaaagagtaAATTACAATAATACTCACTAAGATGATTTATTTAAAGTACACATGTGTCTctctctttaatatttttttatactcccTTATCTAACATTGTTAACTTCTGTTAaacttttaaaagtaaattagttATATGCCCTCactcttttttaaaaactacaatggtaaataagttaaaataaaagaaccCACAACTACAGACGTTATAACCCCACCGCCCAAAACCAAACCCCACAACGGTAAGAggaaaaaatcaaaaacacCTAAAACCAAACCCCCTAAcactgttttttttaatgtgatgTTGATCTTATTAACAGCATTCTCTAATTAACTgagttaataaattatttatgttaaaaaaataattaatattattgtatAGAATACTAAAATTTTTAGCGTATATTTAACacacatataaatttatataataaattttataataattaattttaatttaataacgtATTTTTTTAAGTACATAAGGTTTTATTAAACACGGCATTAAGAAACTCAACTGAACAATGAGGGATTTCGCCTACAGCTTCAATGGAAATATGGTAAGAAGAAAGGgacatttttgaaatattttcttttaaaagatcACGTGCCATATACTATAATGGGAGTTAACATCATTTGACAAGAAGGGGTGTGATTATAATGAAAAGGTAAAAATTAGGAGGATTTCTTGTagggtgaaaaagaaaaaagagaatgtgtgtaatttaaataaataatagggGGTGTAAGTATAATTtgctcttataaaaaaaatatgtaacattctaaaattttaatataataattattattagttttaatttaagaatttatttgaatcaaaataattatgattatatatatatttggaatGTTTGTATTATGATAGATTAAATatgttgaaataattaaataaaaaaattatttatttaaaattggtggagttaaataattattttatatataaaaaggttAGGTGTCTGATATAAGAATTGTtgagattattttataattataaaagaaagcATGAGAGATTCATATCCTACTTAAAAGGATTAAAAGATTATTACTATTGTAAAAGtaattagtatattaataatataacattATATATCTAATTTGAATAAgatgtttattatatttgaatttatgatAATTGAGAACGAACTAAATCTtatcatgttttattttaatatatctagaaggaaaataaaatattagataatattaataattagataataaagtagaaaaaaataaagaaaaatttgattAGTCAAAtctattgataatatatataatgtgaTCCAATTTTAAATCATATACTCTTATGTTGTATAAGGATCTCCTAGGATTTTATAGACAATCTCTCTCTCAGAAAATAAAAGTAGATCATAtagaattgaaaacaaaaaagaaataaagagaatCTTGTTAATCCactagatggagaagatgaataatAAGCAAAGAAAAAACGCTTGAATTATTATGTGCTTTAAGAAGTGAGTAAAACaatctttttttctaaattccATGGTATagattttttgaaaaagcaTCTTTTTGAGTTTATTGATCATAAATCGATAAATTGATATATTGATTCTAGCGTGAATTAATCCTTGTGATGATGCAAAATTTAGGTTCCATAGTATTCTTACGTGAAATTATCTAAGTGTCTAATATAATCATACCAACATGTAGTTTTTACTACTTGTagggtttagtttaattttacaaaaagggGTATTGTAATATACAAATCTTTAATGGTTGCATATTAAATCTtggaatttatttgaaaattcatggatatgtatatatataaactaaaatatattttaatacgtgtgtattttatttcatagttaattattaattgactCGTGATGCTATAATTTGGGGTATGATTTTCTAAGTTATTAGTGTATATGGAATTAGAGTATTTATGTGATAGTTATCTGAAATGATGTTTTGTAGTTATGAGTAAATTGGTCATTATCCTTTGGGGTGacaatgtatattttattttgagaattGAATATGCATGAGATACCTCTATTTGAGATGGGGAAGAGATATGAGATACCTCCATCTAGGTCGAATATGAGATTATAGATACCTTCATATGGAAGATAATGAAGAGATTTTGGATACCTTCATCTACCATGAAGAAAGTAGTGGGATGTCATTGCTTGAATATAAACTCATAGACCTTTTAAAGAATCTGAGTGAACCAAAGAGTTAAGTGTAAATTACTTGTAGTTATGTTTATGGTAATAGTTTGTTCAAGAATTGAATGGAAGGAAGTGTTAGTGATTTTTTACCGaaatattcttttgttttgtgaataaatttgtgattattttatgtgtgtgttcTCAGAGTTTGAGAAAGAAACTCTTTTAAAACTTAGAATTTTTGTCTAAttaaaagtgttatttttaGAGTTTGAGGAAGAAGCAAATGAAACACGAGAGAATTGAaagactttattttttattagttcaacTTTGTAGAtatctttgaaaataaaattatttatgtatgtaaAGACtagtttatttataatatttaaagtatttcaaatcattaaaatttcaaattttttattttatgaatatttcaaaatatatttttgttatgagTTGTTATTGTAACCAATAgtgttacaaaatatattaaaataatttaaatattaaggaAATAATTCATGTAAAATATGATCT encodes the following:
- the LOC114371412 gene encoding E3 ubiquitin-protein ligase SIS3-like, whose protein sequence is MDEYYCCAYPHISASDFASETPFCPDDQRFSVEVAYTNMYVLNAREFETSEYTTHHSFSNISKDEIMQETTIVSWLSSMGVPSEAHRSVVAKVLQCARGMANDRIPTKVLSMRVDVTITQPGDDFEDYDEEYEDEDHDDDDEDHGLVQAAAKSQHVEGLETVEQEGCKRCAICLEDFNVGVRMPCLHMFHENCIGEWLQIGNSCPLCRFKMPPQMG